The following proteins come from a genomic window of Lycium ferocissimum isolate CSIRO_LF1 chromosome 4, AGI_CSIRO_Lferr_CH_V1, whole genome shotgun sequence:
- the LOC132054026 gene encoding cytochrome P450 93B2-like, whose protein sequence is MNNAENGDTVNLTKELLKLTSNIISRMMMSSRCSENDKEAEEVIQVVTEVTEIFGTFDVADVIGFGGRFDFQGIKKRARNTHRKYDALLEKFITGRKMLRNSRKVEELKDDGKDLLDLLLDIMESETSDVKITGDHIKALILIRIGYIMTCTLGFRSAIT, encoded by the exons atgaataatgCGGAAAATGGCGATACGGTGAATTTGACGAAGGAATTGTTGAAATTGACGAGCAATATTATTTCAAGGATGATGATGAGTTCTCGGTGTTCGGAGAACGATAAGGAAGCTGAGGAGGTAATACAAGTTGTGACTGAAGTGACGGAGATTTTTGGAACGTTTGATGTTGCTGATGTTATAGGATTTGGTGGGAGGTTTGATTTTCAAGGGATAAAGAAGAGGGCACGAAATACTCATAGGAAATATGATGCTTTGCTTGAGAAGTTTATAACCGGAAGGAAAATGTTAAGAAACAGCAGGAAAGTGGAAGAATTAAAAGATGATGGTAAGGACTTGCTGGATTTGTTGCTTGATATTATGGAGAGTGAGACATCTGACGTTAAAATAACGGGAGATCACATAAAGGCATTGATCCTG ATTCGCATTGGATATATTATGACttgcacacttgggtttagatctGCTATAACCTAG
- the LOC132052822 gene encoding protein POLLENLESS 3-like, which yields MWKNNDKGFCGSPARGFLTPPPKWRSPASERWPSYAQSAKADLFHVIHKVPSGDSPYVRAKHVQLIDKDPSKAISLFWAAINSGDRVDSALKDMAVVMKQLDRSDEAIEAIKSFRHLCPFESQESIDNILIELYKRSGRIEEEIEVLELKLKNVEEGIAFGGKKTKIARSQGKKVQITIEKEYSRLLGNLAWSHMQLKNYNLAEEYYRKALSLEPDKNKQSNLAICLMHMNKITEARFLIQSIKASDRRQMDDSCTKSFERATQMLAELESHGTLNSKEPEDASRPPKNFFTQPRRFSCSVNESNGFTKDTVNACSRRLLFEQTTNNENVENHNFNKLVSANEMSIRASLVRGQAFSRSWKNGNMKSECDLQPLYYNKWKKNSSGNDASDKISLESSKSPTESSADNTSARKFPEDVVTLTDTTEYLESTNVKPLDLAACRSKRSWADMVEEDELGFQFHETPCKYSDANENVDSNIINLGQKIESLCLSEGYHTQPGREVRRSLCFDQNDRKENCSSKFQLKDLKFGSLNPLPPIGDIANQTPVTLMRRNRLQVFRDITPESPKP from the exons ATGTGGAAGAATAACGATAAGGGGTTTTGTGGGTCTCCGGCGAGGGGATTCTTGACCCCACCGCCTAAATGGAGATCACCGGCATCGGAGAGGTGGCCAAGTTATGCACAGAGTGCTAAAGCTGATCTTTTTCATGTCATTCATAAAGTTCCTTCTGGTGATTCTCCTTATGTTAGGGCCAAACATGTTCAG TTAATTGACAAGGATCCAAGCAAGGCAATTTCTCTGTTCTGGGCAGCAATTAATTCCGGTGACCGAGTTGATAGTGCCCTGAAAGACATGGCAGTGGTGATGAAACAGTTGGATCGTTCAGACGAGGCAATCGAAGCAATAAAGTCATTTCGACATCTTTGTCCCTTTGAGTCACAGGAATCGATTGACAACATCTTGATTGAACTCTACAAG AGATCTGGTAGGATCGAAGAAGAGATTGAAGTACTTGAACTGAAACTGAAGAACGTAGAAGAAGGCATAGCATTTGGTGGGAAGAAGACTAAGATTGCTAGATCTCAAGGAAAAAAGGTTCAGATCACAATTGAAAAGGAGTACTCAAG ATTGTTGGGGAACTTGGCATGGTCACACATGCAACTGAAGAACTATAATTTGGCAGAAGAGTACTATAG AAAAGCACTCTCTCTCGAACCGGataagaacaagcaaagcaATCTGGCGATCTGTTTGATGCATATGAACAAGATTACAGAAGCTAGGTTTCTGATTCAAAGCATAAAAGCTTCAGATAGAAGGCAGATGGATGACTCATGCACTAAATCCTTCGAGCGTGCCACTCAAATGCTAGCTGAATTAGAGTCTCATGGCACTCTGAACTCTAAGGAACCGGAGGATGCTTCTAGACCTCCAAAGAACTTTTTTACACAACCAAGAAGATTTTCATGTTCAGTCAATGAAAGCAATGGGTTCACTAAGGACACTGTTAATGCCTGTAGTCGAAGATTGTTATTTGAGCAAACAACAAATAACGAGAATGTTGAGAACCATAATTTCAACAAGCTCGTTTCTGCTAATGAGATGAGCATAAGAGCGTCTCTTGTACGTGGACAAGCGTTCTCTAGGTCATGGAAAAATGGTAACATGAAAAGTGAATGTGATTTGCAGCCACTTTACTACAACAAATGGAAAAAGAATTCTTCGGGGAATGATGCATCAGATAAAATTTCTCTAGAGTCGTCTAAGTCTCCCACAGAATCATCGGCTGATAATACAAGTGCAAGAAAATTTCCTGAAGATGTGGTGACATTAACGGATACCACTGAATACTTGGAGAGCACAAACGTGAAACCGTTAGACTTGGCTGCATGCAGAAGCAAGAGGAGCTGGGCTGATATGGTGGAAGAGGACGAACTAGGTTTCCAATTCCATGAAACTCCATGCAAATATTCTGATGCCAATGAGAATGTCGATTCCAATATTATTAATCTTGGCCAGAAGATTGAATCATTGTGTCTGAGTGAAGGATATCATACGCAGCCTGGACGAGAAGTGAGGCGTTCCTTGTGCTTTGATCAGAATGACAGAAAAGAAAATTGTTCATCTAAATTTCAGCTGAAAGATCTTAAGTTTGGAAGCTTGAACCCCTTACCACCTATAGGAGACATTGCTAATCAAACTCCAGTCACACTGATGCGAAGGAACCGATTGCAAGTATTCAGAGATATAACTCCTGAAAGTCCTAAACCTTGA